AAGTTTCTGTTTACTGGTGATCATCTTGCCTGGTCTAATAGTCAACAGCAATTAATAGCTTTTCGTGATTTTTGTTGGTATTCTTTCTCGGAACAAATTAAATCTATGAAAACCCTACTAAATTATAATTTTGAGTGGGTTTTACCTGGTCATGGTAGGCGATATCATGCCGATAGAGAAACAATGAAACAACAGCTAATAAAATGTATTCAGTGGATGGAATCATTGGAATAATTCATCACCCTAGTATCACAATATTGTTGTTAAAATTTTGTGAGAAATATGAGAGGTGAAAAATTGAATTTAAATCCCTATAAGCAACAAATTGCAGATATTTATAATCGCAGAAGTCACAACTACGACGATAGTCCATGGCATACAACCATCACTCAGCGTCTGATTGTAGATGCACAAATAGAAGTGGGACAAACTGTTTTAGATATCGCTACAGGAACAGGTCAATTAGCAATTCAAGTGTCTGAGATTGTTGGTTCTACTGGCAAGGTTGTTGGGGTAGATATTTCCCCAGGAATGATGGAAAAAGCAAGTGCAAAAATCTCAGAGATGGGAGTCAAAAATATAGAGTTAATCATAGCTGATGCGGAATTTCTCGATTTTCCTGATAACAGTTTTGACAGGATTTTATGCTCTAATGCTTTTCCTTGGATGGCAAATAAACAAGGAACTCTTGCCCTCTGGTATAAATTGCTGAAACCCGGCGGTATTATCGGTATGAACACACCCACGGCAACAGCTTTTACTGCCGATGTAGTGTTTCAAGAAATTCTTGATAAGAATAATATTCAATTGAACCGGATTAATTCTATTAATACAAAGCCATTAATCCAAGACTTGCTGGCAGAAACTGGGTTGGAATTATTGAAAATTGATACTGAACAATATGGTAAATATACAACTCTAGAACAGGCAAAGCAAGTATGGCAGCTTATTTATCCATCATCAGAAACATCATTTTATCCGTTGTCACAAATTCCCAGCCAAAAATTAGCGCCAATGCAAGCTGAGTTTGATAAAAAGATAGAGAAATTAGTTACAGAACAGGGAATTTGGAATGAAGGAACTTACTTTTTTATCTATGGTCGTAAACCGATAAATACTCTATAATTTCTAAAATTCTTTAAAATTCTATTTTTATAGGTGATTGGGAGTTCTGCTCCCAACCAATTTCAGCTATCATGACGGTAAAAGTCTGCCAGC
The Calothrix sp. 336/3 DNA segment above includes these coding regions:
- a CDS encoding class I SAM-dependent methyltransferase is translated as MRGEKLNLNPYKQQIADIYNRRSHNYDDSPWHTTITQRLIVDAQIEVGQTVLDIATGTGQLAIQVSEIVGSTGKVVGVDISPGMMEKASAKISEMGVKNIELIIADAEFLDFPDNSFDRILCSNAFPWMANKQGTLALWYKLLKPGGIIGMNTPTATAFTADVVFQEILDKNNIQLNRINSINTKPLIQDLLAETGLELLKIDTEQYGKYTTLEQAKQVWQLIYPSSETSFYPLSQIPSQKLAPMQAEFDKKIEKLVTEQGIWNEGTYFFIYGRKPINTL